Genomic DNA from Euwallacea similis isolate ESF13 chromosome 11, ESF131.1, whole genome shotgun sequence:
AGTGCCTGCGATAAAGccactttaccgcacgctatgcgcaaaaaacaaataattaccGACAAGAGTCGAAGGAAAAGGAAATCTTTTTAGGATTGTTATGTTTAACTAGGCAGGAACAAACCTTATTGTAGGTTGCGATATCAGCTTTTCTTTTGGTTATCTCATCATTCTTCTCAACATCGTCTAATATGTCCTTTAACTGTGGATACTCTGACGTATTCAAATTCGCTCTCCTAACGGCCAGTGGGTCTTTATTTAAACTGTACGCTATGTGATCCATTATGTTTTCGATGGTAGCCAAACCTTCGAAACTACCTGAACACAGTAAGAGTCAGAATAGTAACTATTCCATACTAGAAAGTTTTATTCCGTAATGGAGagttttatttcataatttattgcaTAATGATGAGTTTATCCGGTAAGAGTTATTCGTAAGTGGGAATCCCGGAGACTTTTATTCAATTCGCACTGTGAACTCAAAACCTTAACATCATTTTAACCTCGTTTGTTACAATCAAATGGAAATTATGTTCGTGATCATCTTCATGAAATCTTCCCAAAAGTGACTTACCTGGTGCTCTAGTATAACAGTGAGCACAATTATCAGTTTTAACTGTGTAGGTATTAAACGTAAAGTAGTCCTTAATGTAGCCATTCGGAAATTGATGGACCAATAAATGGTCTATTGGATCATTACCTCCTATTCCAAAATCGGAATACAGGTCTACCTGAAATAAGTGTCGTTTTCTGAAGTAATTGCGCAAGTTAAGGAAAATTACCGataattttacatgaaaatatattatctaTAATTTTCCATGAAGTCTCGTTGTTTAAATAATGCATCCATATTTCTTAATTCGCGTTAAAGGgacaagaagaaaaaaaaatcctaatgaGATTTAATTAGCACCAAAACTAACCTTCAGATACTGGATTAAACCTACAGAATTAACGTCCACTTCGTAGTCCGCATAAAGATAATATCTTTTTCCTATTATATCCATATTATCATTGAAAGACATCCACATGCTGACAGGTTTGCGTAGCTTATAGGCTGCCAGAGCCACTGAGGACGTTACGAACAAATTTCTGGATATTTTGGCTCCGAAGGCACCTCCTAAGCGCCGTACAAATATGTTAATCCTAAAGATCCAGAAAGGTTTTAGTAACTGGATCTAGGCCTGTTCTGttactaaaattttccatgcGACATGCGCGAATGAGCTTGGATTATCGTTGCTGCTCTGAAGCGGAACCGTAAATATGCGCCAATAGTAAGTACACAGAGGTCGCGTCGATAGCATGTATATGATAGGTAACTGAAACAATGAGGAATACACAAATGACAGCATCGCCACTTGTCGTGTCAATTTGGCAGTGACGTCACATCTTGCTCCTATATTATAAAAGCGGCCCAATGCATTCAAGCCAGACCTCCGGTAGCTACCGCACGGTTCAGGCGTCTTTTGGTCTCGTTTTGGTAATAAAtgctattatttttgaatagtttgTATAGTTCATCTTTTGCTATACAACAAGCTGAGGCACTTACAAAAGAAATGTTATAAGTTTCTTACTGTTGAGATGGTATGTTCAATGTTTGCGCAATAGCGCCCTGAGTAGCATCCATCCATTGCGTTCcagcaaaaacatttaaaccGTCTTCAGTAGGTATCACGACGCAGGATTGGGTTTCCATGTGAAAATGGTACTGGCTATTGATGTAGCACTGTccttttatagttttttgaACATCGCTGCctaaaaagataaatataaaTACCCAATTGTAGCCAGCACAACAAAGTAAAACTTATCAGAATGCgcaattaatggaaaattcacCAGCATATCGTCACAACAATATTGCAACGCTATGTTTCAGCTGCTTATGCGCACTCTCACAAGTAAATACAGTTAACGGGTCCTCTACCATAACATTATGTTATATTGTTTTGTTGTATTATGGTGCTGATTATAATATGATCGATATTCCCGTATTGGGTTCTCAATGTGGGATACGCGAGAACTTACAGATGTAGCTAGGAAAATAACGATTAATTGTGATATTCACAAAAATGCAGCAAAAACTAATCAAAGGATCAATGCATAAcacatttattgtttttaatcttCAGTGCGTTTAATTGTGTAAAACAAGCTAGACTTAAAATCTCACCCTTCTGATTGCTCCCATTCTTAGATTGGAGCTTTATCCTGTCTGTTGCCCCCGCCTTCAGTACATCTCGAATAgtcaaaaaaggttttttcacGGGAGGGGTGGTCTTAACCTTGACTAATGCTGCAGCTGCTATAGCTGCATCGTGAGTATTTGCTATAATTATACCAACTGGCTGATAGAAATATTCAACCTAAAACGAAATTTCGTCTGTAACACCTTCAATTTTACTACAATCCTAAATTCTCAATTCAATACTAACGGTATCCTCACAAAATAGCTTTTCATCCACTGTAAATAACGAAATATTACGGACTCGTAAGTTATTTATTCCAGGAATATCTTTAGCAGTGAAGAACGCCATCACATCAGGGCGTTGGAGTGCCGCAGTTGCATCTATCGTAACAATAGTGGATCCGGCCATAGCTCCAGCTTTAACAAGACACCCATGGAGCTGCCCGGGAAGTTCAGGTAGATCCAGAATATATTGCGCTTGCCCTTTATTCAGTTTAGGTTACTTGGGTTGAATAATGAAAGATGCAGAATCGGTACCTGAAGTTTGGGCCAGAGCTTCCAGCTTGGGAATAGGTTGTGTCAGAGGATACAACTGCTGTTTGGGGTAAATTTGCTGAGTGCCATTGGAAACTGGCCTGGTGAGCAGCGTGCCTCCGCTTTTGTTGCGATTGGTGAGTTTTGAAGATGGAGCAATGCGTAATACGCCCTAAAAGGTTTAGTCAATATTGCCCTACTTGAGTCTTTCTTCATTTGATGGGTGAACTCAAGATGATGCATAACTTGCAGCTCATAAACTTATAACAGGCAATGGTTTTCAATTGTGAAgcagttttttttagaatatcaCTAACTAGTATGTCTCGACACCTTGCGTACCAATAACCCGTAATTTACGCATTAGGtgttgtaaaaattatttgaaaaacctCTACCTTGTAAAATAGATTGATGGCCAACTGTTTCCGGAAAGCTGGTGTAGGGTCCGGTAAAATCCAATCAGGCTGAAGTTCACTGTCTAAAGACTTGAAAGCAGATTGCAGAGTAGTGTTATCAAACAGCTGCTTTCCTTTAAGCAAGGATTCAGTCTTTTTCGCGTGAATAAAATTCGGATTTATAGCTCCGTAAACAATTTGGGCTGACTGAACTATACCCGAGTTGGTCAGCTGAAATAGGAATCCTGCGTTGACCATGGCGTGGGCGTTTTGACTTCGTGGCATCACCTTTTAAACGggatttctattatttatagaCGACTATTAACAGTTAGACAATgcattattttatgtaatcAATAGAATTTTGCCGAAGCGAGGTGCCACATTATGACACGGGTTACACAAAAGAGCATTTCCTGACAGTttcatgtatatttttttcttatttcgcTGTACGGAAAAGGACTCGGAGAAAATGACAGAAATTTGATCTTATTCAAATATCTGTGTTTTCACTGCTTTCGGACAAGTACGGAAAATGATACTTTATCGCACTTGTTAAATATAACATTATTCTTATGAGCGCATGTGTGTCAACATCCTTGGAACTCTAAGAGTACGGTAAAAATTTTGCCGCTTTCATCGCATTGTTAGTTGTATGACAAGTGCTGTTGACATTGACATACGAGACTTAATTTTGTGCACATAACTAATCATTTTCACTGTCATTTATGGCTTGTATGTCACTTATTCTGTCAATATTGTGACAAATAATTAACTGTGATTTACCTTGTAGCTGGTATAGTAGTATGCATCCCCATATGGCGGAAAAATGATTTGCTTGATTACTTTCTTGTCCATactaattttaaggaaatcgGCAGGGCTTTTCAGGGATTCATTGCCAATGCTGTCCACTACAAATACGTAAAATTTCAACAGCGTTTTTTTAGACGAGTAACTTACCGATTACTAAGGTGGCTTTGACAGTCTCGAGTATCAAGAATATATCTGAAGGAAATTCATTGTGTTGGTGTTTAATCATTAAATTTCCTGCTAAGGTTCCGATCTACaaacaaatatacagggtattcaaTATATCGAGGGTCCGTAAGGAAATTTCGCAAATGGCAGGAGGTATATTGGAagcaaaatgaaaagaaaaatgaaatagaatGACAACTAAATATGAGATCCTTAATCTTCTCAACCATTGTTCGAAAACGAATAATTCATACTTACGTTTCTAACCGGGACATGTGCTACCAAATCAATATGCCTCGCTAACCCGtctaaatatacaaattttgagTTCTTCTTTGAGGTGTTGCGAAATATTTCCATCGTATTAGTAAGCGACATATTTCCTCCCAATATCAAACTGTCTTTTTGGGCCATAAAAGTGGTCAATTCCAGCACGCCAGTTACATCAATGTATACTTCAGGAGTTGTAGCTTCAGTCAACCAATAAactcctaaaaaaaattgttgttaatgAGAACTAAATATATCCTTTCGAGGTCCAATAAATGtggacatacagggtgtctgttTTTGGAATCCAACTATGAATATTTCGGTAACCATaagattccaaaaatatgacgtttcaaaatttggaaaatttcgatGACTATtggagatatttgaaaaaactgaaattttggaaaaacatatttatgttttttcgtCATTTCATaattgcaacttttcctcttctacaaCGTGGCGATATGATATTTGAACATTATCTCATTTGAAACCATGGAAACATACGGTGACCGGCACATTCGCCAGATCTATCCCCggcagatttttatttattaaaagctaTGAAAGACTTCATTGAAATGACCATAACGTGTGATACACCATTGTAATCAGAAAGAAAGctcaatttaaaatgtgaaaattcaagATGATGCTTACAAGAAGACAAAGTTGATGGTGGTTATCGAAAATCGAAACATCGGATATCAAATATGACATTACTATGTTGTAGAAAGTGTAAATGTTGTTAAGTTTAAACGActtcgtatcttttatggttcCCCTATGGTTGAGTTCCAGAAacagacaccttgtatataatGTACAGAGGGGTCTATATTCAAAAACAACCTGCCTCTAGCAGTATTTCCGGCTACCAACATATAGCGTTTGTTCCGAACTGTTCTCAATACGTTTAGTAGATCAACGAGTTTGTAGACTTTCAGCCACTGGGTATCTTTAAGGTCAAAATAGATGGGTACTTTTTTGCATGGTTTAGGACAGTCTGTCTGACATTTTATTGGATTGCAGCTCTCGAAGTCCTCTAGATCGTCAATGTTCATGATGTCGTCTATAATGTAAAATAGGTAACTACACTCTAAACAGATAACCGTCAATAGCCACAACACTGGAAGTTTCTTTACCAGAATCCGTAGCTAACTGTTTAAACGCAGTTAAAATGGGCCTATACCCTGTGCAGCGACACAAGTTTCCTCCAAATGAGTTTTCTATTTCCTCACGTGTTTTCCCTCCAGATTCTGATAGAGCGTACATGTTCATCACCATACCCGAAGAACAAAACCTGCCAAATTTGGAGTCAACTCACGAGTCAGGTCAAATGCTTTAGGAGTCTTACCCACACTGGGTACCATTATTCGATGCCAAcagtttttggattttattgtATCCTTCTATGGGGTTCCCAATGCCCTCATTGCTGAGGATTTTCCAGCCGTGGCATGAATATATTGATACCAGacactataaaaaattcattatgaaattttaccaTGTAAAAAGTACTTAGAAGTTATATGTTgttaaaacttattaaaaatcggTTGGTGCTATagaaatcaattattttggATTGGATGCCATGGACTCTGAATTAGGCATATGAGTAATGAAGTGGCCCGTTTCAGGGAGTCCGCGGACGAATTGCTCAAATTTCTCTTAGATAATGGATATGCCAGGAAGttccatcatttttttaagtgatgAGTGATGAGTAACTTAGTTGAGGACACGATAGTCCATATAGAATCGTGATGGCTTTCCTTCCCGTATTATCATCACTGACAGTGAAGTAAATGGTTCTATAAAGGAGCATCTCTTCCATCTGCTGGTTGAGAATGGATTTTCTTTCCATAGCCATCCTGAACGAATCATAGCGAGCCAAAGCCACAATTACAGTACACCCAATATGGGTCTTTGGCTGCTATCACtgttaaacaattaatttctaTGGCAGcacttgatttttaataagttggaacaGCATATATGTATTCTTACAGAGTTCACCGcgaatattttgttattgccCTTGCTGTCTACTTCTTGTACGGCCACTATGCAGGCTCCACAACCACCTTCAAGGCACATTTTCTTTGTAGCCGTTAGGTGTAATTTGTCCCTGAGGTAGGAATTCAGGGTGGTCTCCGGAGATACATCCTTGATGGACACTAAGAATTACCACAGAACATTTTGTGATCAGtcaatcaattaaaataatgttgccTGCTTGGTTGTTCACAAACACCTTTGCGGTAAATTGCTACGTTCAGCTCGTAAATGGTGCAGCATTGTATCAATCGCATAAGcgttaatgaaaaatgtcatacaccgaagaatattaaaattaaagacttACCTGTATGCTCTACGTCGCTCACAGAAAATCGAATCTCTAATTCTCTGAAAGTGAGAGGAgcaaataagtaaaaaaatatagaaaaagaagaaaaggaAGAAGTAAGGAAATagagaagaaaagaaaaaagagaaggtaagaaaatataaataaaaataattaaaaaacatatacaTACTGTTGCATAATATTCCGGATTAAATACGCTTAACCGTCCAAGGTACAGAGTCACTTTACAATATCAGAAAAGCACTGAACGAATGCAATGATACCTAATTACTGATTTTTGCGCTCATTTGCTATCAATAATTTGAAGGAGTCATAAcagaaatattaaacaatcctttttctcaaaattattgataGCGCGTTGGCAAGAAAATTCGTGGGAATTGATTTAATATATATAGTGGAACACAACAGATAGAGGCctttatttaagttttcttttaactATGGTAGACCTTTAAGGGCTCAACAGATGTCAGAAATGTAAATGCTGAAAATGGTGGCGTAAAACCGCAACGtcgaataaaaattgtatgagGGCGTTTTCTATATTGAcatgttgaaaatgatcgtttttttcatcaaatagcTCGGGAACTAttcgaattttcaaattttcaaaacataattttgtttagtgACTTAGCACATAAGTTTGCCACGATTTAATCCACTTTGCTTCTTTTACAGGGAGTCAATTTTAGCACTTAAGCAACTTCGTAATCTTCACCGTTTTCGATTGTGCGCAGAACTATCCGACGGAAATGTGCGACAGGACTGTGCACGGTGTCCGATATTCTTATGCGCAACATCCTGCACAGTATACTGATTTGCTGATGTTTAAATGAAACGATGCATTAATGACGATACAAACAAATTCTTTATTCGtctatataaacaaaaataagtccatatttcattaaagaCAACGCCTAAAGGAAAATCACATATTTAATCAAAGGGGTAAAAGGAGTGGGGTATATGAAGGGATGGTTTTCGCACAAATTTCTACGTATGTAAAGGTGTTATAAGGAAATATATCATAATTCTTTACATAGACTATcacaaaatattacaaaataaatccCAGCTACTATATGGTcctaaatatgaaattgaTACCTTCTTATTTAAAGAcatttaaacataaacatttaCTCATCGATTAAAGAATTAGACGGGTACAGGTAATATGGAAGAGCGAAAAAGTAAGATATACAAgaagtattaataaaaatagaagtTCTTGATAACATAACTAATTTCtcgataaaataaaacatttttagtattaaattttaataaaatatttaatttgtttctgaattcgtatataatttttttggaaggACGCAAAAATACAGCTCGAGAAGCTCAATTCTTACAGTTTTTACTGTGCTATACCGCCTTAAGCTTAAAGCGGAACTGCTATAAAATGAATCAGATAATcgtaaacaatttaaaaaatacaataaataaataatacaatgaAAATACTTTGCCTAATAGATCGATAAAAGGGTTTCTAGTTTTTGGACAAACTCTCTTTTTGCGAGATTGTGTGTGCGCCTGCTTGCTTAGTGTTTTGCTCGTACTAaggaatttaaagaaatactTGGTATAAGGTTCGTTCCAACTATATATTTTGAGCCTTTCTAGAATTGTCCAGTAATCCCAAAGAATCGGTTTTGTGCACATGTTTCAAAACCATTTTCCTACGCTTTCTACTTAATTACTGGTCGGAGGGTTGAAACCGATGGTCGTAACCGAGGTAAAAACCTCGTTAAAACTTTAACCCGTcattaaatgttaaatacaAACATCCAAAATTCTTCTAAAACAACGAACGTGAGGTACTATCTAGATTCTACCAATCAATAATAATGCTAAGGCGAACTTTCAAGCGAGTACCGGTGAAGCCGTGCACGAACGATTCCCAACAGATGCCATGTTGGAATAGAAACGTAACTGGTTCAAACCGGTTAGAACGACTTGAACGATTTTGCGCAAACGCGAGGCGGTTTTTGAACGGGTTTTGATGGGTTGAAACGAACCTGTTGGTCCACCTTT
This window encodes:
- the LOC136411956 gene encoding xanthine dehydrogenase/oxidase-like, which encodes MQQELEIRFSVSDVEHTVSIKDVSPETTLNSYLRDKLHLTATKKMCLEGGCGACIVAVQEVDSKGNNKIFAVNSCLVSIYSCHGWKILSNEGIGNPIEGYNKIQKLLASNNGTQCGFCSSGMVMNMYALSESGGKTREEIENSFGGNLCRCTGYRPILTAFKQLATDSDDIMNIDDLEDFESCNPIKCQTDCPKPCKKVPIYFDLKDTQWLKVYKLVDLLNVLRTVRNKRYMLVAGNTARGVYWLTEATTPEVYIDVTGVLELTTFMAQKDSLILGGNMSLTNTMEIFRNTSKKNSKFVYLDGLARHIDLVAHVPVRNIGTLAGNLMIKHQHNEFPSDIFLILETVKATLVIVDSIGNESLKSPADFLKISMDKKVIKQIIFPPYGDAYYYTSYKVMPRSQNAHAMVNAGFLFQLTNSGIVQSAQIVYGAINPNFIHAKKTESLLKGKQLFDNTTLQSAFKSLDSELQPDWILPDPTPAFRKQLAINLFYKGVLRIAPSSKLTNRNKSGGTLLTRPVSNGTQQIYPKQQLYPLTQPIPKLEALAQTSGQAQYILDLPELPGQLHGCLVKAGAMAGSTIVTIDATAALQRPDVMAFFTAKDIPGINNLRVRNISLFTVDEKLFCEDTVEYFYQPVGIIIANTHDAAIAAAALVKVKTTPPVKKPFLTIRDVLKAGATDRIKLQSKNGSNQKGSDVQKTIKGQCYINSQYHFHMETQSCVVIPTEDGLNVFAGTQWMDATQGAIAQTLNIPSQQINIFVRRLGGAFGAKISRNLFVTSSVALAAYKLRKPVSMWMSFNDNMDIIGKRYYLYADYEVDVNSVGLIQYLKVDLYSDFGIGGNDPIDHLLVHQFPNGYIKDYFTFNTYTVKTDNCAHCYTRAPGSFEGLATIENIMDHIAYSLNKDPLAVRRANLNTSEYPQLKDILDDVEKNDEITKRKADIATYNKANRWKKRGLSVVPMQFKLDFRGNFTTLVSIYHLDGGVAISHAGIEMGQGINTKVAQACAYKLGIPLEKISIKPNYNVASPNSGITGGSITSESVVGSVLSACDILLDRIKPIRDKNPTLSWEDLIQECYNQNICLSSSGFFWPQFPGIGSYSVYGACALEVEIDILTGKHEILRVDIVEDVGQSMSPLIDIGQLEGAFIMGLGAHSSEELILDASGKLTNDRTWTYKIPGAKDIPQIFNVRFVNNSLNPLGTLNSKAIAEPPCGLSVAFPLAVRNALASARQEASQTAFPWYPIDGPSSTENILMNAFNNYSQYTL